In Ciona intestinalis unplaced genomic scaffold, KH HT000366.1, whole genome shotgun sequence, the following are encoded in one genomic region:
- the LOC108950603 gene encoding uncharacterized protein LOC108950603: MLCIQNIHKHYFVYLLFTVTTTPAPSTTFSPTLNNNTTAAYVGSTAYKTTTTYTTSLPTDTDTTFVTRTTNTPITSPHNTGISTELLIIILLLVGIFVLVVISSLMIMIKRRRSRRGRIFVTEALQQSTREREVEIRLQRDTGSTMDENLIEQTNNLVEITSENASIEGNRESQYHEASLSTQYNNATYDQVNEVVDDDDYVAIYSTSKKVMNRNKTP; encoded by the exons ATGCTATGCATccaaaatatacataaacattattttgtatatttattgtttacagtTACAACAACCCCAGCACCTTCTACAACATTCAGCCCAACATTGAACAATAATACAACAGCTGCATATGTTGGATCTACTgcttataaaacaacaacaacatacacAACATCTCTACCAACCGATACCGACACCACATTTGTTACAAGGACAACAAACACACCAATCACATCCCCACACAACACAGGAATATCTACAGAGCTACTGATTATTATTCTTTTACTTGTTGGGATATTTGTGCTTGTAGTTATAAGCTCTTTGATGATCATGATTAAACGAAGAag AAGTCGGCGTGGACGGATATTTGTCACTGAAGCTTTGCAACAAAGCACGAGGGAGAGAGAGGTTGAGATAAGGTTGCAACGAGACACGGGGTCAACCATGGATGAAAATCTGATCGAACAAACCAATAATCTCGTTGAAATAACCTCAGAAAACGCATCAATTGAAGGAAACAGGGAAAGCCAGTACCACGAAGCGAGCCTTTCAACCCAGTATAACAATGCAACTTATg ATCAAGTGAATGAAGTTGTGGATGACGATGACTATGTTGCTATTTATAGCACTTCCAAGAAAGTGATgaacagaaataaaacaccttGA